The stretch of DNA GAGCAAGCCAGCGGCAGGAGAGACTGCAGCCGATCGCAGCGCAGCGTCACGATCGGACGCCGCGTAGGGGTTCCCGGTCAGCGGTCGGTGCAGACTTACGCAAGCGCTGGGTTCGCGTGCGGTTCCGCGGGGGATTTCCGAGCCGTGCGCAGCTTAGTGACACGCTCGGGACGACGCGAGCGCAATTCGCTGAACCCGGCAAAGGAAGCCGGCGAATTGACCTTTTGTCCAGTTTCGGAACAAGGGCTACGGTGTGGCGGAGGAGCTACCCATGACCCTCATCGAGCAGGTCGAGACCGCCGAGCAGATCGCCGCCGTCCAGGATCTCCTGCGTGAGTACATGGCGTGGTCGGACACGCTCACCACGGACAATCGCGCAGCGCCCACCTTCGCCGGCTGGGAGGAGGAGTTCGCCTCGCTGCCGGGAATCTACTCGCCTCCCCGGGGTCGCCTGCTGCTCGCCACGCATGAAGGGCGGCCGGCGGGGACCGTGGCCCTCAAGCCGCACGACGACCAGGTCTGCGAGCTCAAGCGCCTCTACGTGCGTCCCGGATTTCGCGGGCACGACATCGGGCGCAAGCTGGTCGCGGCGCTGATCCAGGCCGCGCGCGATACCGGCTGCAAGCGCATGGTGCTCGACAGCCACGTCTCGATGAAGCGGGCCCACGAGCTCTACGAGTCGGTCGGCTTCGAGCGCGTGCCCGCGCCGGACCACTTCCCCGAAGCGCTGAAGCCGCTCGTGGTGTTCATGGAGCTCGATCTCGAGAAGGCGCGGGTCTGA from Candidatus Eisenbacteria bacterium encodes:
- a CDS encoding GNAT family N-acetyltransferase, with amino-acid sequence MTLIEQVETAEQIAAVQDLLREYMAWSDTLTTDNRAAPTFAGWEEEFASLPGIYSPPRGRLLLATHEGRPAGTVALKPHDDQVCELKRLYVRPGFRGHDIGRKLVAALIQAARDTGCKRMVLDSHVSMKRAHELYESVGFERVPAPDHFPEALKPLVVFMELDLEKARV